A single Lolium perenne isolate Kyuss_39 chromosome 6, Kyuss_2.0, whole genome shotgun sequence DNA region contains:
- the LOC127308681 gene encoding rac-like GTP-binding protein 6, translating to MSASRFIKCVTVGDGAVGKTCMLISYTSNTFPTDYVPTVFDNFSANVVVDGNTVNLGLWDTAGQEDYNRLRPLSYRGADVFLLAFSLISKASYENVSKKWIPELKHYAPGVPIILVGTKLDLRDDKQFFVDHPGAVPITTAQGEELKKLIGAPYYIECSSKTQLNVKGVFDAAIKVVLAPPKAKKKKKAQRGACSIL from the exons ATGAGCGCCTCCAGGTTCATAAAGTGCGTCACCGTGGGGGACGGCGCCGTCGGCAAGACCTGCATGCTCATCTCCTACACCTCCAACACCTTCCCCACT GACTATGTTCCGACGGTGTTTGACAACTTCAGTGCTAATGTCGTGGTTGATGGCAACACTGTCAACCTCGGGCTATGGGATACTGCAG GTCAGGAGGATTACAACAGACTGAGACCGCTGAGTTATCGTGGAGCTGATGTCTTCCTTCTGGCCTTCTCACTTATCAGCAAGGCCAGCTATGAGAATGTTTCAAAGAAG TGGATTCCTGAGCTGAAGCATTATGCACCAGGTGTGCCTATTATCCTGGTGGGAACAAAGCTTG ATCTTCGAGATGAcaagcagttctttgtggaccatCCTGGTGCTGTTCCTATCACTACTGCTCAG GGGGAGGAACTAAAAAAGCTAATAGGCGCCCCATACTACATCGAATGCAGCTCGAAGACTCAACTA AATGTCAAGGGCGTATTTGATGCGGCAATAAAGGTGGTACTGGCCCCACCAAaggcgaagaagaagaaaaaggcgcAGAGGGGGGCTTGCTCCATCTTGTGA